From the genome of Bradyrhizobium elkanii USDA 76, one region includes:
- a CDS encoding aliphatic sulfonate ABC transporter substrate-binding protein: MQKFSRRTFAALLAVSTLLPGAARAADALKEIRIDWATYNPVSMVLKQKGLLEKEFAKDGINIVWVQSAGSNKALEFLNAGSIDLGSTAGSAALVAKINGNPIKSIYVYSRPEWTALVTTRDSRIASVADLKGKRVAVTRGTDPHIFLVRALLGAGLTEKDITPVLLQHADGKTALIRGDVDAWAGLDPMMAQAEVEDGAKLFYRKAEANTWGILNVREEFLKAHPDIVRRVLATYEEARKYSLANYDELKKTFIAVTKLPDAVVDKQLKERTELTHSRIGSAQRESILAAGLALQQAGVIDAKTDVKAALDSLIDDQVPLPTN, encoded by the coding sequence ATGCAGAAATTTTCCCGGCGCACGTTCGCAGCGCTGCTCGCGGTCTCGACCTTACTGCCCGGCGCGGCGCGCGCCGCCGACGCGCTGAAGGAGATCCGGATCGACTGGGCGACCTACAATCCGGTGTCGATGGTCCTGAAGCAGAAGGGCCTCTTGGAGAAGGAGTTCGCCAAGGACGGCATCAACATCGTCTGGGTGCAGTCGGCCGGCTCGAACAAGGCGCTCGAATTCCTTAACGCCGGTTCGATCGATCTCGGCTCGACCGCGGGCTCGGCCGCGCTGGTCGCGAAGATCAACGGCAACCCGATCAAGTCGATCTATGTCTATTCGCGTCCCGAATGGACCGCGCTGGTCACGACCAGGGACTCCAGGATCGCGTCCGTCGCCGACCTCAAGGGCAAGCGCGTCGCGGTGACGCGTGGCACCGACCCGCACATCTTCCTGGTTCGCGCGCTGCTCGGCGCCGGCCTCACCGAAAAGGACATCACGCCGGTGCTGTTGCAGCACGCCGACGGCAAGACCGCGCTGATCCGCGGCGACGTCGACGCCTGGGCCGGCCTCGATCCGATGATGGCGCAGGCCGAGGTCGAGGACGGCGCAAAGCTGTTCTACCGCAAGGCGGAAGCCAACACCTGGGGCATCCTCAATGTGCGCGAGGAGTTCCTGAAAGCGCATCCGGACATCGTCCGCCGCGTGCTCGCGACTTACGAGGAAGCGCGGAAATATTCGCTGGCCAATTATGACGAGCTGAAGAAGACCTTCATCGCGGTCACCAAGCTGCCGGATGCCGTGGTCGACAAGCAGCTCAAGGAGCGCACCGAGCTGACCCACAGCCGGATCGGTAGCGCCCAGCGCGAATCGATCCTCGCCGCCGGCCTCGCGCTGCAGCAGGCCGGCGTGATCGACGCCAAGACCGATGTGAAGGCCGCGCTGGATTCCTTGATCGACGATCAGGTCCCGCTGCCGACGAATTGA